aacaggtaaaaaatgcgaatagtaaggtgctattttttaatgcttgctAAATCATAATAAATGTAGAATCCCCGGCTCTAAAATTCTTTCTGTTGTTTCTATTGTTTGTAGTTTTAAGAAACCTGGccttgtttgtttcttttttctaGTAACCGACTGCGGATCGGACGTAATCCATCCGTTCGTATATATTTCACcgttaatgtttgtattaactTTAGTCTTTAACCCTAACGAaggattctatttgaataaagttACTAAGTGaaatttgtatattgtatatatttgtaactGTATGCAATATACCCCGGAGAGGCCCTGTCCTCATTTGTAACTGTATGCAACACCCCGGAGTGGCCCTGTCCTCTCACCCTGTTTAACCGTCACGTCCCGTATCCTACGTGTACCGTCCAGGCTGGGAGTGCTCTACTTATAAAGGACGCGTTATAAACAGTGAGAAGTTCACGCGTGACACTGGTTACGTCTACACTCGATCAAATAGTTTCGGTTATACTGCCCCGGGTCCGGCGGGCCACGCCCGATAAGGTTGGAAATACCGTTAAACAGGTTGGAAACATCGTTAAACAGGTTGGACGCTTTTGCTTGATCATTAACATTTCAAGTATATTACTACTTGCTGTTTGCTGGTATATTGCAACACGtctcattatgacgtcagaaatCGTCGCTTATTCTGATGCTCTGAAAAGCCTGAACCCGAAATATATTCTTGTTGAAAAGTTAATGATATCCCCCAAAGGAAAAAAAGGTCCCCTGATTGAACTCCTTTCCGttattaacaatgatttctTAATGAACGCCCGTGCCTCTACCCCCGCCATCCCGTTAGGAGGTACAGACGTACGCATGTCTGGCTTGCGAAATCAAAAGGAAGAATGGTCACCCCCGAGAAACTTTACCTACAGAACGACGTTCAAAACAATCTTACGGTGGTTTCAGCACTAGATCTCTACGTAGCGAACGACGTAAGAGTCGCGTTAACCTGAGATTAGCTATTCTAGCGATGGAACAGCAGAAGCTGCACGAAGCCCGTCCAAAAGCACGCGAAATGCGAGAAGCTGCTGATAGAAAAGCACGCGAAATGCGAGAAGATGCCGAAAGAGTAGCACGCGAAATGCGAGAAGATGCCGAAAGAGTAACACGCGAAGCGCGAGAACATGCCAAAAGAGTAGCACGCGAAGCGCTGCTGTTAGAGAAGCACGCGCTCCACGATCCTTGAATAAGAAGCAGAGACTATTGGAGATGTGCATGCGCACCGCCTTCAGTTCACCAGTGTCCGTTGTCCCTCCACTTCCCATTGCTTACGTCGCTCAACTTTCCCGAAGCGAACCCCTGACAATGCCCCCTGGCGTTGTGCACAAAATTCCCGCCCAGGTAGGCCTTTCCCCGTCTCCCATGCAAGATCACGCCAAACCGTTACATCAAGCCCCCACTCGCGTCAATCCCTTCTCCCTGTGAACGAATCCAAACTCTACGCCTGGCTTTGTACCTGACGTGCCGCGAGAACCCCGGTCTCCCACGTTTCCGACTCCGATATCGCCGTCACCACGTTTCCCTGAACCCTGCAATCCACCTCTGCCTTCTTTCAAAGCGACAGAAGTCTACCTGTCCCCCCCGACCAGTGCCACTAACACAGAAAGAGTTCGACCAACCACACGTTATCGCCCGATGTTGCGAGGAGCATTTGAAGGATGTCGATGACACGAAAGTCCTTCGTGCCGCCCACCTGATGCTCCTGAACAANCGAGAATGACCTGCAACACCCNNNNNNNNNNNNNNNNNNNNNNNNNNNNNNNNNNNNNNNNNNNNNNNNNNNNNNNNNNNNNNNNNNNNNNNNNNNNNNNNNNNNNNNNNNNNNNNNNNNNNNNNNNNNNNNNNNNNNNNNNNNNNAATTGTGTTctgataaaatttaatattatacaggGTATTATTTAGTTCTGCAGCTTCGATACATAGCCTCTCAATTTATGGTTGGCCGGTGGATATTAAGGGTTTGTCAGTTGGTGACAGTCGCACAGAAACATTATACTCCATTTtaagtatgtttttaaatgtaacaaTACAGTTACTAGTTACAAAAGAATTTGTAGCTTGACATCCACAATTTTACAGCGGGTCTAGAAAATTTGTCAGTGTGTGAAGGTGTTGGTTCAGAGGATATTGGGAGTAGTGAAGTTGTTAATTCACACCCTATGCTTAGTTGGAATGGATCAAACATTTTAACCACAGTTACTTATCGTTCATTGTCATGCAAAATATGTAAGCATATACATTAAACTAAGTGCAAAACATAATTCTAACATAGAATGCCTATGCAGATAGTGATTCTCCAACTACCACAATCTGTAAAGCCTGCTCTgcacataataataaaagacGAACATCAAGTAACAATACTTTGATAGCATTTTCCAACCTCGATGAAGTAAGTAATTGTTTTTGGGAATGAAATGGATTGTTTTAAGTATGGTAAATTTTTTTCAGTCTGATGATATTGACAAAACCTCCAGTTTCTTTGAAAATGAAGTTGTAGTTCCAACAGATTTTCACTGTTCTGTACAGGTACTTATTTTGGGTGTTTCTGTGTAACAGGAAAATATTATGTGTCCATTTAAGGTTAACTCCACTGTTTTGTAGACTATATTTACAAATGAGGTTTCTTCGTTAAACTCCTGGCAAAAACTTTTCATTGACCAGCAAGTAAAGAATGCAAACTCTTCTTCATCCGGTCATCGGTATATGCTTGATACTGtatttcgtgttttaaatattaacttcaTTTTGTTGTTCTCAGTTACCATCCAGATGTTGTCCGCTGGGCAATTGAACTGTTTAGCAGATCACCTTCTGCATATGAACACCTCCGAACGACTGGAGTTTTAACATTACCAGCTAAGAGTACAATTGCTTCTTATCGGTATGGgtttcttattttttctggACCAGTGTCCTGCATGTctaaacttttttactttagCAATAGCATTTCACCTGAACCTGGTTTAAATACAAAGGCCCTGGAAGAAATAGAAAGGGTGGTTAAACTAAACGGGAATTTATCTGCATATGTGACACTCGATGAAATGAAAAGTAAGTGTTTTACATTATGGACAATGTGTTTaataagtaatattttatattattgtaattCTAGTTCGTGAAAATTTAATCATCAAAAATGGAAAGCTGATTGGTTTTGTTGATTTTGGAAAAGATCTTGTTCAAACCAAGTCACAGCTTGCAAGTCATCTTCTAGGTAAACTGCAGACTATTTTTATAGTCATTGTGATTCACCAGTTGCttctattttttctgtttagtGTTCTACCTCCGATCAAGCGATCGCGAAATATCTATTCCCTTGGCATGGTACCCAACCCACAGTACACCACCCCATGTTCTAGCCATGTTGTTTTGGCAACTTCTCTGGGAGTGTGAGTCGAGAGGAGTTCAAATACATGCTGTGGTGTGTGATGGACATCCCAGCAACAGAACTTTTTTCAAACTCATTGCTTGCCGTCCTTTAAATGTGTCAGGCCCAGATTTGTACACAGCAATCAATCCTTATGCATGTGACAggcatatatttttatgctcTGATCCTTCACATTTGCTGAAGGTATGGTGCCAATCAGTATTTGGCTGTTATCAAAATGTTCATTAATTTCCATGACTGTTTTATTTCCACAGACTGCACGTAATTCACTGTTCAGTTCAAAGCCTGGTGGTTCTAGGTATATGAACAACAATGGTGACATACTCTGGACACACATCTTATCAGTTTATAAGACTGAGCAACAAAACCTCATGCTTAGCAGATGTCGTTTATCTTCAGCACATATATACCTTAACTCCTACACAAAAGtaattataagtttataataatttaattaacttatttttaacatgaatAATTCTTAGATGAAAGTGAACTTGGCAAGAGAGGTTTTAAGCTGGAGTGTAGGAAAATGTTTAGAACAAATACCTGCTGCTAATGCAAccgcaaaatttgttttgctgtttgCCAAGTAAGATAGCCTGTAGAATCCACACATCTAAATAACTAATATAAACTAGATATAATAAGTCAATTCAATTTATAACTAATTTTATAAGGTTAACGCATAATGATTTAGGATATAATAGTGGGCAATAATAACTGTAATAGCCATTTCTACATTGCAAATTGAAagtgttattatattatgtttgttgtaGATGGTTCGATATTATGAATTGTAGTCGATCCAACCCAATTAAAACGATAATCGGTTAAATTGGTTGGAAAATGATTTTCTCAACTATCTTTTGGAATGGGAGGTTAGATATTTCtactatgaatgaatgtaacttactttatcctcgcgtggccaaaaaaagacagtcgttataacacggatgttttgtttcatacacctcgtgccagcttatatgttgctttgtgggtaattattttttttgcagatttttttattttttttatgtgtggctaataatttgaacaaccaattagtgaccactgggttggagcaattgccattaggtgtcttgcccaaggacacattcgcccacaatggtagcaactaGCAacaatgagccttgaacccattacctctgggttaaaggcaggtgCACTAAACAACTGTGCTATGGCGCCAGTACTAACGTTCTTACGACCTAATTTTGCAGAGGCTGGTCAATGAAAACCACCCAAATGAGCGTAAAAAGAGGTTAATGGCACAGCCGACTTTTGACGgtctcatttttttaacgaaaaattATATAGCTCTGGTAAAACAGCTATTAAATGCAGGCAGTAGTTGTGTTTGCCTGAATGTGTTCAGCCAAGATGTTCTCGAGGCAGTGTAACTTGGTAAGTAGGATTTTGCTGTCGAAACTTATTTCATTATGCTAAATTACTAATCTTTACTTTATATAGAGAACTATTGGCCGGAGGTCACAGAACCCAGATGTGTTTCAGTCTGGTTATGGGCTGGAACACATCACAACTcgcaaaattataaaaaaaataaaaggagGGAATACTACTTTTGGGAAAAAAAATGCGTGGACAGAAGTCTGTGAAGAGCccataataaaaaagaagaaatggTAATGATAATATCCATATATATTGCTTTGGTTTAAGGTCGCCCCGAAGACCCTTTGTATTCTTATTGGAgcattttaaccatttttgCAATAATCGTTTAGCAAAGGTATAGAATAATACACGCACATATAAATCCATCATATATCGTAGAATACTGCTTACTATTTCGTTATCCATAAGTTTTAGGGataacttgtttaaaagtGTAATATATGATGGATGGGCATATACATTTTGTAGAACTTCATTAAAGTTAATAGATTTTGGCATGTTATTGTGACATTTCTTGCTGCActttaaatatacaatttgCAATAAGGGTGCATAAACTCCACTGATTTTTACTTCAATGCCCCTTTTACCTTTTCCATAACTGGTATTAATTTACCATTTGGTGATTCTTGGCAAAACTCTTGCGCAATTATTGAATtgttaaatctttttaaaaccttaaaaataacatatccccctaaatattcaataatatCTTTTTCCAGCTCGTTTATCTCATCTGCTTGACTAAGTTCCTCATTGGTTATATGAATTTCAGactcatttaaaattatagttaAGACATCCAGCAAATCTTTAGGGCACTTAAAAGTATTTGAAGAAGCTTTAAATAATGAAGATGCCTCACCACACACTTGAGAATACTTTTTGACTAGatcgtttttatttcttgtctTTGCAAAATCTTTAATCCAAAGACCTATaactttttttcctttttcagAGAAACGAAAATGGCTAAGAGCCAGCCAAAACGGGTTGGTTTCAAAATCTTCTACAACTGGCTGTGCTAAGCAAGCTTCTGTCTCATTAGTTTCCAGAC
This window of the Ciona intestinalis unplaced genomic scaffold, KH HT000018.2, whole genome shotgun sequence genome carries:
- the LOC100183340 gene encoding uncharacterized protein LOC100183340; this encodes MTSEIVAYSDALKSLNPKYILVEKLMISPKGKKGPLIELLSVINNDFLMNARASTPAIPLGERRSKQSYGGFSTRSLRSERRKSRVNLRLAILAMEQQKLHEARPKAREMREAADRKAREMREDAERVAREMREDAERNAYADSDSPTTTICKACSAHNNKRRTSSNNTLIAFSNLDESDDIDKTSSFFENEVVVPTDFHCSVQTIFTNEVSSLNSWQKLFIDQQVKNANSSSSGHRYHPDVVRWAIELFSRSPSAYEHLRTTGVLTLPAKSTIASYRYGFLIFSGPVSCMSKLFYFSNSISPEPGLNTKALEEIERVVKLNGNLSAYVTLDEMKIRENLIIKNGKLIGFVDFGKDLVQTKSQLASHLLVFYLRSSDREISIPLAWYPTHSTPPHVLAMLFWQLLWECESRGVQIHAVVCDGHPSNRTFFKLIACRPLNVSGPDLYTAINPYACDRHIFLCSDPSHLLKTARNSLFSSKPGGSRYMNNNGDILWTHILSVYKTEQQNLMLSRCRLSSAHIYLNSYTKMKVNLAREVLSWSVGKCLEQIPAANATAKFVLLFAKWFDIMNCSRSNPIKTIIG